From Calonectris borealis chromosome 7, bCalBor7.hap1.2, whole genome shotgun sequence, one genomic window encodes:
- the GLRX3 gene encoding glutaredoxin-3 isoform X1, with amino-acid sequence MAAGEVAAAGSAEQFQQLLQQKDRSLVVVHFWAPWAPQCAQMNEVMAALAKEHTQVTFVKLEAEAVPEVSEKYGISSVPTFLFFKNAQKVDRLDGAHAPELTKKVQRHASSSSVSAGSNDSAKEDLNVRLKKLINAAPCMLFMKGSPKEPRCGFSKQMVEILNKHGVSFSSFDIFSDEEVRQGLKTYSNWPTYPQLYVAGELIGGLDIIKELEASGELDTVCPKAQKLEDRLKSLINKAPVMLFMKGSKQTAKCGFSKQIIEIINSTGVDYETFDILEDEEVRQGLKTYSNWPTYPQLYVKGELVGGLDIVKELKESGELLPILKGEN; translated from the exons atggcggcgggggaggtggcggcggcgggctcCGCCGAGCagttccagcagctgctgcagcaaaaggACCG gtcCCTTGTAGTTGTCCACTTCTGGGCACCATGGGCTCCTCAGTGTGCTCAAATGAATGAGGTTATGGCGGCACTAGCAAAGGAACACACGCAGGTTACATTTGTGAAG ctggAAGCTGAAGCTGTGCCTGAAGTATCTGAAAAATATGGAATTAGTTCTGTTCCAACGTTCTTATTCTTTAAG AATGCTCAGAAAGTTGACAGATTAGATGGTGCACATGCCCCAGAGCTGACGAAAAAAGTGCAGCGCCATGCGTCCAGCAGTTCCGTTTCTGCTGGCTCTAATGACAGTGCAAAAGAAGATCTTAATGTGCGTCTAAAGAAACTCATCAATGCTGCCCCTTGCATGCTGTTTATGAAAGGGTCTCCAAAAGAACCTCGCTGTG GTTTCAGCAAACAAATGGTGGAGATACTGAACAAACATGGTGTTTCATTTAGcagttttgatattttttctgatGAAGAAGTTCGTCAGGGGCTGAAAACATATTCTAATTGGCCAACTTATCCGCAGTTGTATGTAGCTGGAGAGCTTATAGGTGGACTTGATATTATCAAG GAACTTGAGGCATCTGGAGAACTGGACACAGTCTGTCCGAAGGCACAGAAGCTGGAGGACAG GCTTAAGAGCTTGATAAACAAAGCTCCTGTGATGCTTTTTATGAAAGGAAGCAAACAG ACGGCAAAATGTGGATTCAGCAAGCAAATTATAGAAATCATAAATAGTACTGG cgtTGATTATGAGACATTTGACATACTGGAAGATGAAGAG GTGCGGCAAGGATTAAAAACGTATTCAAACTGGCCAACGTATCCTCAATTATATGTGAAAGGTGAACTTGTTGGAGGCCTGGATATTGTTAAG GAACTAAAGGAAAGTGGTGAATTGTTGCCTATTCTGAAGggagaaaattaa
- the GLRX3 gene encoding glutaredoxin-3 isoform X3, producing the protein MAAGEVAAAGSAEQFQQLLQQKDRSLVVVHFWAPWAPQCAQMNEVMAALAKEHTQVTFVKLEAEAVPEVSEKYGISSVPTFLFFKNAQKVDRLDGAHAPELTKKVQRHASSSSVSAGSNDSAKEDLNVRLKKLINAAPCMLFMKGSPKEPRCGFSKQMVEILNKHGVSFSSFDIFSDEEVRQGLKTYSNWPTYPQLYVAGELIGGLDIIKELEASGELDTVCPKAQKLEDSVDYETFDILEDEEVRQGLKTYSNWPTYPQLYVKGELVGGLDIVKELKESGELLPILKGEN; encoded by the exons atggcggcgggggaggtggcggcggcgggctcCGCCGAGCagttccagcagctgctgcagcaaaaggACCG gtcCCTTGTAGTTGTCCACTTCTGGGCACCATGGGCTCCTCAGTGTGCTCAAATGAATGAGGTTATGGCGGCACTAGCAAAGGAACACACGCAGGTTACATTTGTGAAG ctggAAGCTGAAGCTGTGCCTGAAGTATCTGAAAAATATGGAATTAGTTCTGTTCCAACGTTCTTATTCTTTAAG AATGCTCAGAAAGTTGACAGATTAGATGGTGCACATGCCCCAGAGCTGACGAAAAAAGTGCAGCGCCATGCGTCCAGCAGTTCCGTTTCTGCTGGCTCTAATGACAGTGCAAAAGAAGATCTTAATGTGCGTCTAAAGAAACTCATCAATGCTGCCCCTTGCATGCTGTTTATGAAAGGGTCTCCAAAAGAACCTCGCTGTG GTTTCAGCAAACAAATGGTGGAGATACTGAACAAACATGGTGTTTCATTTAGcagttttgatattttttctgatGAAGAAGTTCGTCAGGGGCTGAAAACATATTCTAATTGGCCAACTTATCCGCAGTTGTATGTAGCTGGAGAGCTTATAGGTGGACTTGATATTATCAAG GAACTTGAGGCATCTGGAGAACTGGACACAGTCTGTCCGAAGGCACAGAAGCTGGAGGACAG cgtTGATTATGAGACATTTGACATACTGGAAGATGAAGAG GTGCGGCAAGGATTAAAAACGTATTCAAACTGGCCAACGTATCCTCAATTATATGTGAAAGGTGAACTTGTTGGAGGCCTGGATATTGTTAAG GAACTAAAGGAAAGTGGTGAATTGTTGCCTATTCTGAAGggagaaaattaa
- the GLRX3 gene encoding glutaredoxin-3 isoform X2, which translates to MAAGEVAAAGSAEQFQQLLQQKDRSLVVVHFWAPWAPQCAQMNEVMAALAKEHTQVTFVKLEAEAVPEVSEKYGISSVPTFLFFKNAQKVDRLDGAHAPELTKKVQRHASSSSVSAGSNDSAKEDLNVRLKKLINAAPCMLFMKGSPKEPRCGFSKQMVEILNKHGVSFSSFDIFSDEEVRQGLKTYSNWPTYPQLYVAGELIGGLDIIKELEASGELDTVCPKAQKLEDRLKSLINKAPVMLFMKGSKQVRQGLKTYSNWPTYPQLYVKGELVGGLDIVKELKESGELLPILKGEN; encoded by the exons atggcggcgggggaggtggcggcggcgggctcCGCCGAGCagttccagcagctgctgcagcaaaaggACCG gtcCCTTGTAGTTGTCCACTTCTGGGCACCATGGGCTCCTCAGTGTGCTCAAATGAATGAGGTTATGGCGGCACTAGCAAAGGAACACACGCAGGTTACATTTGTGAAG ctggAAGCTGAAGCTGTGCCTGAAGTATCTGAAAAATATGGAATTAGTTCTGTTCCAACGTTCTTATTCTTTAAG AATGCTCAGAAAGTTGACAGATTAGATGGTGCACATGCCCCAGAGCTGACGAAAAAAGTGCAGCGCCATGCGTCCAGCAGTTCCGTTTCTGCTGGCTCTAATGACAGTGCAAAAGAAGATCTTAATGTGCGTCTAAAGAAACTCATCAATGCTGCCCCTTGCATGCTGTTTATGAAAGGGTCTCCAAAAGAACCTCGCTGTG GTTTCAGCAAACAAATGGTGGAGATACTGAACAAACATGGTGTTTCATTTAGcagttttgatattttttctgatGAAGAAGTTCGTCAGGGGCTGAAAACATATTCTAATTGGCCAACTTATCCGCAGTTGTATGTAGCTGGAGAGCTTATAGGTGGACTTGATATTATCAAG GAACTTGAGGCATCTGGAGAACTGGACACAGTCTGTCCGAAGGCACAGAAGCTGGAGGACAG GCTTAAGAGCTTGATAAACAAAGCTCCTGTGATGCTTTTTATGAAAGGAAGCAAACAG GTGCGGCAAGGATTAAAAACGTATTCAAACTGGCCAACGTATCCTCAATTATATGTGAAAGGTGAACTTGTTGGAGGCCTGGATATTGTTAAG GAACTAAAGGAAAGTGGTGAATTGTTGCCTATTCTGAAGggagaaaattaa
- the GLRX3 gene encoding glutaredoxin-3 isoform X4, with protein sequence MNEVMAALAKEHTQVTFVKLEAEAVPEVSEKYGISSVPTFLFFKNAQKVDRLDGAHAPELTKKVQRHASSSSVSAGSNDSAKEDLNVRLKKLINAAPCMLFMKGSPKEPRCGFSKQMVEILNKHGVSFSSFDIFSDEEVRQGLKTYSNWPTYPQLYVAGELIGGLDIIKELEASGELDTVCPKAQKLEDRLKSLINKAPVMLFMKGSKQTAKCGFSKQIIEIINSTGVDYETFDILEDEEVRQGLKTYSNWPTYPQLYVKGELVGGLDIVKELKESGELLPILKGEN encoded by the exons ATGAATGAGGTTATGGCGGCACTAGCAAAGGAACACACGCAGGTTACATTTGTGAAG ctggAAGCTGAAGCTGTGCCTGAAGTATCTGAAAAATATGGAATTAGTTCTGTTCCAACGTTCTTATTCTTTAAG AATGCTCAGAAAGTTGACAGATTAGATGGTGCACATGCCCCAGAGCTGACGAAAAAAGTGCAGCGCCATGCGTCCAGCAGTTCCGTTTCTGCTGGCTCTAATGACAGTGCAAAAGAAGATCTTAATGTGCGTCTAAAGAAACTCATCAATGCTGCCCCTTGCATGCTGTTTATGAAAGGGTCTCCAAAAGAACCTCGCTGTG GTTTCAGCAAACAAATGGTGGAGATACTGAACAAACATGGTGTTTCATTTAGcagttttgatattttttctgatGAAGAAGTTCGTCAGGGGCTGAAAACATATTCTAATTGGCCAACTTATCCGCAGTTGTATGTAGCTGGAGAGCTTATAGGTGGACTTGATATTATCAAG GAACTTGAGGCATCTGGAGAACTGGACACAGTCTGTCCGAAGGCACAGAAGCTGGAGGACAG GCTTAAGAGCTTGATAAACAAAGCTCCTGTGATGCTTTTTATGAAAGGAAGCAAACAG ACGGCAAAATGTGGATTCAGCAAGCAAATTATAGAAATCATAAATAGTACTGG cgtTGATTATGAGACATTTGACATACTGGAAGATGAAGAG GTGCGGCAAGGATTAAAAACGTATTCAAACTGGCCAACGTATCCTCAATTATATGTGAAAGGTGAACTTGTTGGAGGCCTGGATATTGTTAAG GAACTAAAGGAAAGTGGTGAATTGTTGCCTATTCTGAAGggagaaaattaa